Proteins encoded in a region of the Haloglomus salinum genome:
- a CDS encoding DUF7503 family protein, protein MNTEDAEKTVATYLKEHPRMSGVLFTLLLLLSQSGSAVASGVSGSGP, encoded by the coding sequence ATGAACACTGAAGATGCGGAGAAAACGGTCGCAACGTACCTCAAGGAGCACCCGCGGATGTCCGGCGTCCTGTTCACGCTGCTGCTGCTGCTGAGTCAGTCGGGGAGCGCAGTGGCCTCCGGAGTCAGCGGTTCCGGCCCGTAA
- a CDS encoding P-loop NTPase, which yields MVEAVAVASGKGGTGKTTTTLALGMALAEEYDVTVVDADTGMANLLFHAGLRDADTTLHDVLLGTAPVDAATYDRFGMRVVPCGTSLAAFEAADPTRLRETVATLARDTDVLLLDSPATLGSKSAVLPVVLADRTVVVLEPTIPALSDGLKVGEYATAYGTDVAGVLFTKADGSVDDELVERAERYFDVPVLGAIPESTVVTEAAEQNVPLLAHAPESLVAQAYRTAADRLTIRDSEAEAIAQHAVSAIQPQRP from the coding sequence ATGGTCGAGGCGGTCGCAGTCGCGAGTGGCAAGGGGGGAACTGGCAAGACGACGACGACGCTCGCGCTGGGCATGGCGCTGGCCGAAGAGTACGACGTGACGGTCGTCGACGCCGACACCGGGATGGCGAACCTGCTGTTCCACGCCGGGCTCCGGGACGCCGACACGACCCTCCACGACGTGTTGCTGGGGACGGCCCCGGTCGACGCGGCGACGTACGACCGCTTCGGGATGCGGGTCGTCCCCTGTGGCACGTCGCTAGCGGCCTTCGAGGCGGCCGACCCGACCCGGCTCCGTGAGACCGTCGCCACCCTCGCCCGCGACACCGACGTGCTCCTGCTGGACTCGCCGGCCACACTGGGCTCGAAGAGCGCCGTCCTCCCCGTCGTGCTGGCCGACCGCACCGTCGTCGTCCTCGAGCCCACCATCCCCGCCCTCTCGGACGGCCTGAAGGTCGGCGAGTACGCGACCGCCTACGGCACCGACGTCGCGGGCGTGCTGTTCACCAAAGCCGATGGCTCGGTCGACGACGAGCTCGTCGAGCGTGCCGAACGATATTTTGACGTCCCGGTCCTCGGCGCGATTCCCGAGAGTACGGTCGTGACCGAAGCAGCAGAGCAGAACGTACCGCTCCTCGCGCACGCACCTGAGTCGCTTGTTGCTCAGGCATATCGCACGGCTGCCGACCGGCTCACGATTCGGGACAGCGAGGCCGAGGCGATTGCACAGCACGCGGTGAGTGCAATCCAGCCGCAGCGGCCGTGA
- a CDS encoding RNA-guided endonuclease InsQ/TnpB family protein, producing MADDYIRRTAITRLAVEEQQHQLLERTVSAWKRGCQLAVENGWPNCTSKRRLQSRAYETIRDETGLGSQHAILATHQAAEAISACETRAENGRTVSKPEFSAPTVRYDSRTMTLFDDGTVSLATTASRVRCDLVLPEDEDGYQYQYLDDDDWEVTESTLTVRDGEWYLHLGFRRQRPAAEQEAAENGTVLGVDLGIEQLAVTSTGRFFSGRELEHRREEVTERQRRLQETGTRSAYRTLTRIRTRNRRRTMHDLHRVANGIIEEAREHHCTVIAFEDLTGITDRLPGGDRFHRWAFDRLVTYVEYRAATHGIRVLTVDPRNTSQQCSRTDCEHVAEGNRPRRDRFHCQACGYEVHADYNAAKNIGLRAVRCGHTPSHRPGASQCALKSGTIAPDDGFTPHPEERAEPTVHG from the coding sequence GTGGCCGACGACTACATCCGCCGGACGGCGATCACGCGGCTGGCCGTCGAGGAGCAACAGCACCAGCTCCTCGAACGGACGGTCAGCGCGTGGAAGCGCGGATGTCAGCTGGCGGTCGAGAACGGCTGGCCGAACTGTACCAGCAAGCGGCGGCTGCAGTCCCGAGCCTACGAAACGATTCGAGACGAGACGGGGCTCGGAAGCCAGCACGCGATCCTCGCCACCCATCAGGCGGCCGAGGCGATCAGCGCGTGTGAGACTCGCGCGGAGAACGGTCGCACCGTATCGAAGCCCGAATTCAGCGCCCCGACGGTTCGATACGACTCGCGGACGATGACGCTGTTCGACGATGGGACCGTTTCGCTCGCAACGACGGCGAGCCGCGTCCGGTGTGACCTCGTGCTTCCCGAGGACGAAGACGGCTATCAGTACCAGTATCTCGACGACGATGATTGGGAGGTGACCGAAAGCACGCTCACGGTCAGAGACGGTGAGTGGTATCTACACCTCGGGTTCCGCCGGCAGAGGCCGGCGGCCGAACAGGAGGCTGCCGAGAACGGAACGGTTCTCGGAGTCGACCTCGGCATCGAGCAGCTCGCCGTGACAAGCACGGGCCGATTCTTCTCGGGTCGTGAACTGGAACACCGTCGCGAGGAGGTCACGGAGCGGCAACGCCGGCTACAGGAGACAGGGACCCGAAGTGCCTACCGGACGCTGACGCGGATACGGACGCGTAATCGACGGCGCACGATGCACGACTTGCACCGCGTCGCGAACGGCATCATCGAGGAAGCCCGAGAACACCACTGTACGGTCATCGCCTTCGAGGACCTGACAGGGATCACCGATCGACTACCCGGCGGAGATCGGTTTCATCGGTGGGCGTTCGACCGGCTGGTTACCTACGTGGAGTACAGGGCAGCGACTCACGGCATCCGCGTGCTGACCGTCGACCCTCGAAACACGAGTCAGCAGTGTTCACGAACCGACTGTGAGCACGTCGCCGAGGGCAACCGCCCGCGGCGCGACCGCTTTCACTGCCAAGCCTGTGGCTACGAGGTCCACGCAGATTACAACGCCGCGAAGAATATCGGTCTTCGAGCAGTCCGGTGTGGCCACACGCCGTCACACCGGCCGGGCGCCAGTCAATGTGCCCTGAAATCCGGAACGATTGCTCCCGACGATGGGTTCACTCCCCATCCGGAGGAGCGGGCGGAGCCGACCGTTCACGGATAA
- a CDS encoding PH domain-containing protein, with amino-acid sequence MRPEHEWFKPEKLTRYFFAIEALVLVPIVTAIGVLAYSGILFEMNPWVVYVGVGLVVTAFGFVTWWIPAFYRTAAYRLTDDELEYERGVFFQQKTTVPYNRITNVNASQGPLQRLVGAGAVGIHTAGFGGQTGAELTIGGVADFADIKDQILDKVRRRPPEATEGGDTPGVTPKRTTTETEAPELLVELRRIRELLEQGRGT; translated from the coding sequence ATGAGACCAGAACACGAGTGGTTCAAGCCGGAGAAGCTCACCCGCTACTTCTTCGCCATCGAGGCGCTCGTCCTCGTCCCCATCGTTACGGCCATCGGCGTGCTCGCCTACAGTGGCATCCTCTTCGAGATGAATCCGTGGGTCGTGTACGTCGGTGTCGGCCTGGTGGTCACCGCATTCGGCTTCGTCACGTGGTGGATTCCAGCGTTCTACCGGACGGCCGCGTACAGGCTCACGGACGACGAACTCGAGTACGAACGTGGTGTGTTCTTCCAGCAGAAGACGACGGTCCCGTACAACCGCATCACCAACGTCAACGCCAGTCAGGGTCCGCTCCAGCGTCTCGTCGGGGCCGGAGCCGTCGGCATCCACACCGCGGGATTCGGTGGCCAGACCGGTGCTGAGCTCACCATCGGCGGGGTTGCCGACTTCGCGGACATCAAGGATCAGATCCTCGACAAAGTCCGGCGGCGTCCACCGGAAGCGACGGAGGGGGGCGACACTCCGGGAGTGACGCCCAAGCGAACGACAACGGAGACCGAGGCCCCGGAGCTACTGGTCGAACTGCGACGAATCAGGGAACTCCTCGAACAGGGGCGGGGCACTTGA
- a CDS encoding CPBP family intramembrane glutamic endopeptidase, which produces MSTDTKQSRSRPGVSLAIIVGLVVALFGSTLVGQLDLAERLGTSAAESLLVNSVTMWVLVGGLLALVLYWEDRPLASVGLERPTRRQVIGGIGAGVVALVLGLLATGLAVAALNLQQPETLSTISSLSLPVKLAIIGTAVVTEEVLWRGYPIERLTELTGSIWIGAATSFVVFLAVHYPAWGLVGAIPQAVFALALVGVYVWSRNVIACILTHAVINSVMILVLPTFL; this is translated from the coding sequence ATGTCAACAGACACGAAACAATCCCGATCTCGCCCCGGGGTATCGCTCGCCATCATCGTAGGGCTGGTCGTCGCGCTCTTCGGCAGCACCCTCGTGGGGCAACTCGACCTGGCAGAGCGACTCGGAACGTCGGCGGCAGAATCGCTGCTGGTGAACTCAGTGACGATGTGGGTGTTGGTCGGAGGCTTGCTCGCGCTCGTCCTCTACTGGGAAGACCGCCCACTCGCGTCGGTCGGTCTCGAGCGCCCAACGCGTCGCCAGGTGATCGGTGGCATAGGCGCTGGTGTCGTGGCGCTCGTGCTCGGGCTGCTGGCCACAGGCCTCGCCGTCGCAGCCCTCAACCTGCAACAGCCCGAGACGCTCTCGACGATTAGTTCTCTCTCACTGCCAGTGAAGCTCGCGATTATCGGAACGGCAGTTGTGACCGAGGAGGTACTGTGGCGAGGCTACCCAATCGAGCGATTGACCGAACTCACGGGAAGTATCTGGATCGGGGCTGCCACGAGCTTCGTTGTGTTCCTCGCTGTCCACTACCCGGCCTGGGGACTCGTCGGTGCCATTCCACAGGCAGTCTTCGCCCTCGCACTCGTGGGGGTATACGTCTGGAGCCGGAACGTCATCGCCTGTATCCTGACGCACGCCGTCATTAATTCGGTCATGATACTGGTATTGCCGACGTTCCTCTGA
- a CDS encoding DUF6141 family protein encodes MSREGAFREVQRFRQWWLWALLGLVGLVTVVGSGPLGLVLTGAICGFMWSLRLVTEVRDDGLYIRFAPLHRSFRRVPWTATESAEATTYRPLREYGGWGIRWRPGAIAYNVRGSRGVFLTRSDDRDVLLGSQRPDELATAIRETMSDATR; translated from the coding sequence GTGTCACGCGAGGGTGCCTTCCGCGAAGTGCAACGGTTCCGACAGTGGTGGCTCTGGGCCCTGCTGGGCCTCGTCGGGTTGGTAACTGTCGTCGGAAGTGGACCGCTCGGCCTGGTCCTCACTGGAGCCATCTGCGGGTTCATGTGGTCGCTCCGACTCGTCACCGAGGTCCGAGACGATGGCCTCTACATCCGGTTCGCCCCGCTCCACCGGTCGTTCAGGCGCGTCCCCTGGACCGCCACCGAGTCCGCAGAGGCGACGACGTATCGACCGCTCCGGGAGTACGGCGGGTGGGGAATCCGCTGGCGTCCGGGAGCGATTGCGTACAACGTGCGTGGCTCGCGCGGTGTGTTCCTGACGCGGTCCGACGACCGAGATGTGCTGCTCGGGAGCCAGCGTCCCGACGAATTGGCCACGGCGATTCGAGAGACCATGTCCGATGCGACTCGCTGA
- a CDS encoding type II CAAX endopeptidase family protein, with the protein MSTAVGGGGGGGDDVHDGLRHDVRHGLGIARVEIRRHTRNSLGTRKQRLTLLGAVVVFAPLFVLWSRVAHEAGRTAAGEGAFDMGLLGTHLLLLVAVFVVMAAMRTLQTGRPEGEAFLLTATSPRAVLLGLLTVSTVQLVGFVLLPTLLFAGAFALGAGEPSVVLTTVLAVVPLFVAVVMAGTVVGQLFMLGLLQSELLRRLSQAAGVVLLLVLMGLGYAVTAPAALASSQLAVFSTVAAPTTHYLSFVFAGTSLVAPPGPVAYAVGAALLASIPLLFALAARLAPRLWFADTTPTGMLGRDAAAATEAAAAGHGHAGRSFPRRTTPPALGIALGLWTRWVRVPTRFSTLFPLVIMAVTAVFGVATAPELVPLAAGGVLAFAGIYVAGAVFGLNPLGEAGEMRVLEALVARPPRTFVRGHALAGLLLGTPLAVVGAIVLAWGTGATLVSAVVLVVLAVVAAAASVGLGLGLGTTLPSLERRETFRGYAVATPSQWVLLGHMFGAFVVAAVATLGGAGALLSDPGLSGDAQLLLTTAVPVVAAIVLLGVGYGGYRRAVARFASPVYGADPGTEPAATALDTSFTDRQLRRGLVLLAAFVGLRALLWGSLWAQPSPSQPLEFAILVLGTTLVGSVGLVYLGFTRWVGVDVVAWWVDRDHLGRDVLWGVGGFVLSFAVIAGLTLGIGAVAGPLPAAPVSEAPSLTGTLLMLLFGFAVAAFQEETLFRGFLQSALAERVGAWPALVLQAAAFSAAHVGYYPLSAWFLFVSAFAGGLVYGWLRLRRGRLLAPGIAHGLLG; encoded by the coding sequence ATGAGCACCGCCGTCGGCGGTGGCGGCGGTGGCGGTGACGACGTGCACGACGGCCTCCGTCACGATGTGCGCCACGGCCTCGGTATCGCCCGCGTCGAAATCCGGCGCCACACCCGGAACTCGCTGGGAACCCGCAAGCAGCGACTCACGCTGCTCGGCGCGGTCGTCGTCTTCGCGCCGCTGTTCGTCCTCTGGTCCCGCGTCGCACACGAGGCGGGCCGGACGGCCGCCGGTGAGGGAGCGTTTGACATGGGCCTCCTCGGGACGCACCTCCTCTTGCTGGTCGCGGTCTTCGTCGTGATGGCGGCCATGCGGACGCTCCAGACGGGCCGGCCCGAGGGCGAGGCGTTCCTGCTGACGGCGACGAGCCCGCGGGCGGTGCTGCTGGGGCTGCTCACCGTCTCGACGGTCCAGCTGGTCGGGTTCGTGCTGCTCCCGACGCTCCTGTTCGCCGGCGCGTTCGCGCTCGGCGCCGGGGAACCGTCGGTCGTGCTGACGACCGTCCTCGCGGTTGTCCCGCTGTTCGTGGCGGTGGTGATGGCCGGGACCGTCGTCGGACAGCTGTTCATGCTGGGACTCCTGCAGAGCGAACTGCTCCGCCGGCTGAGTCAGGCCGCCGGCGTCGTCCTCCTGCTCGTACTGATGGGGCTGGGCTACGCCGTCACGGCGCCGGCGGCGCTCGCGTCCTCGCAACTCGCCGTCTTCTCGACCGTCGCGGCCCCGACGACCCACTACCTCTCGTTCGTCTTCGCCGGTACGTCGCTCGTCGCCCCGCCCGGACCCGTCGCGTACGCGGTCGGGGCCGCTCTCCTCGCGAGCATCCCGCTCCTGTTCGCGCTCGCCGCGCGGCTCGCCCCACGGCTCTGGTTCGCCGACACGACGCCGACGGGGATGCTGGGCCGGGACGCGGCTGCGGCGACTGAGGCCGCCGCCGCTGGGCACGGACACGCCGGACGGTCGTTCCCGCGCCGGACCACTCCGCCGGCGCTGGGTATCGCGCTGGGGCTGTGGACCCGGTGGGTTCGCGTCCCGACCCGCTTCTCGACACTGTTCCCGCTGGTCATCATGGCAGTGACGGCGGTGTTCGGCGTCGCGACCGCCCCCGAACTGGTGCCGCTGGCGGCCGGTGGCGTCCTCGCGTTCGCCGGCATCTACGTCGCCGGGGCGGTGTTCGGGCTGAACCCGCTGGGCGAGGCTGGTGAGATGCGGGTCCTCGAGGCGCTCGTGGCACGTCCGCCCCGGACGTTCGTCCGGGGCCACGCGCTGGCCGGCCTCCTCCTGGGCACGCCGCTCGCCGTGGTCGGCGCGATCGTCCTCGCCTGGGGGACGGGCGCCACGCTCGTATCGGCGGTCGTTCTGGTGGTGCTCGCTGTCGTCGCGGCCGCCGCGAGCGTGGGCCTCGGCCTCGGCCTCGGGACGACGCTCCCGTCGCTGGAGCGCCGGGAAACCTTCCGCGGCTACGCGGTCGCGACCCCGAGTCAGTGGGTGCTGCTCGGCCACATGTTCGGCGCGTTCGTCGTCGCCGCCGTCGCCACACTGGGTGGGGCGGGTGCCCTCCTGTCCGACCCGGGCCTCTCCGGTGACGCCCAGCTCCTCCTCACGACCGCGGTTCCGGTCGTCGCGGCGATCGTCCTGCTGGGCGTCGGCTACGGCGGCTACCGGCGGGCTGTCGCCCGGTTCGCATCGCCAGTCTACGGCGCCGACCCGGGCACCGAGCCGGCGGCGACGGCGCTCGACACCTCGTTCACCGACCGGCAACTTCGACGGGGACTGGTGTTACTCGCCGCGTTCGTCGGCCTGCGGGCGCTGCTCTGGGGCTCGCTGTGGGCCCAGCCCTCGCCCAGCCAGCCGCTCGAGTTCGCAATTCTCGTCCTCGGGACCACCCTCGTCGGGTCGGTCGGGCTGGTCTACCTCGGGTTCACCCGCTGGGTCGGTGTCGATGTCGTCGCGTGGTGGGTCGACCGCGACCACCTCGGACGGGACGTGCTCTGGGGGGTCGGCGGGTTCGTGCTCTCGTTCGCCGTCATCGCGGGGCTGACGCTCGGCATCGGGGCGGTCGCCGGCCCGCTCCCCGCGGCGCCGGTCAGCGAGGCCCCCTCGCTGACCGGGACGCTCCTGATGCTGCTGTTCGGCTTCGCCGTCGCCGCGTTCCAGGAGGAGACCCTGTTCCGTGGCTTCCTCCAGTCCGCCCTCGCCGAGCGCGTCGGCGCGTGGCCCGCGCTTGTGCTGCAGGCCGCTGCCTTCTCGGCCGCGCACGTCGGCTACTACCCGCTCTCGGCGTGGTTCCTGTTCGTCTCGGCCTTCGCGGGCGGACTGGTCTACGGCTGGCTCCGCCTGCGCCGGGGCCGACTCCTCGCGCCGGGTATCGCACACGGTCTGCTCGGCTGA
- a CDS encoding ABC transporter ATP-binding protein, with amino-acid sequence MNAESTATGGRPSEGDSRWAIETQGLTKRFGDHVAVENLDLTIPPGHVYGFLGPNGAGKTTTMRMLTTLLPPTAGTATIMGTPLTDRRAITRYLGYLPEEPPVYDELTGREQLSYAAFLQDIPEDVAADRIESLLARLDMTDAADRPIGTYSKGMRQKIGLIQALLHGPAVIFLDEPTSGLDPRAARTVLDVLADLVDEETTVFLSTHILSVVDELADTIGVLHEGRLVAEGSPVDLKRRAETGEERTLEQAFLEVTADHEAEPVAEEASDGGAGASRGDTTEPRP; translated from the coding sequence ATGAACGCCGAGTCCACCGCCACCGGGGGTCGCCCGTCCGAGGGGGACTCCCGGTGGGCCATCGAGACGCAGGGCCTGACGAAGCGCTTCGGCGACCACGTCGCCGTCGAGAATCTCGACCTGACCATCCCCCCGGGGCATGTCTACGGGTTCCTCGGCCCGAACGGGGCCGGGAAGACGACCACGATGCGGATGCTGACGACGCTGCTCCCGCCGACGGCCGGGACGGCGACCATCATGGGGACGCCGCTCACCGACCGGCGGGCAATCACCCGGTACCTCGGCTACCTGCCCGAGGAGCCGCCCGTGTACGACGAGTTGACGGGTCGCGAGCAGCTCTCCTACGCCGCCTTCCTCCAGGACATCCCGGAGGACGTGGCCGCCGACCGCATCGAGTCGCTGCTGGCTCGTCTGGACATGACCGACGCCGCCGACCGCCCCATCGGCACCTACTCGAAGGGGATGCGCCAGAAGATCGGTCTCATCCAGGCGCTGCTGCACGGGCCGGCGGTCATCTTCCTCGACGAGCCGACCAGCGGGCTCGACCCGCGGGCCGCGAGAACCGTCCTCGACGTGCTCGCCGACCTCGTCGACGAAGAGACCACGGTGTTCCTCTCGACACACATTCTGTCCGTGGTCGACGAACTGGCCGACACCATCGGCGTCCTCCACGAGGGCCGGCTGGTGGCGGAGGGGTCGCCGGTCGACCTGAAACGCCGCGCCGAAACCGGCGAGGAGCGCACGCTCGAACAGGCGTTCCTCGAGGTGACCGCCGACCACGAGGCCGAACCCGTCGCCGAGGAGGCATCCGACGGGGGCGCGGGGGCGTCCCGAGGTGACACCACGGAGCCGCGGCCATGA
- a CDS encoding CPBP family intramembrane glutamic endopeptidase: MDSAIDTGGAGAGGAGRPLAFTEDRRPALLFLAVTALATPALILLAERFLPRTGMASLLFTTTAITLVAVVAWLALRREGVSLDAIGFGWRRVVPGVLTVAAVWAGAHVFGWVVLAVRGEQLSLGIPVGATATGWLATAVMMWVFVGIAEEFAFRGYLQNKVIAHVGGGTRARTAGGVLLTSALFSLWHIPQLTVVRGLSPTEMAPVLAVWAIYGIILGTVYELTRNVVLAGVLHGTFNHNPVLLLGPEGEAVTDLTLLVLPLLAVAVWYYRRWARTARPDDFRPQATRPETAGDA, encoded by the coding sequence ATGGACAGCGCTATCGACACTGGCGGGGCCGGTGCCGGGGGCGCCGGTCGACCGCTCGCGTTCACCGAGGACCGGCGGCCGGCGCTGCTGTTCCTGGCCGTGACCGCCCTGGCGACGCCGGCCCTGATCCTCCTGGCCGAGCGGTTCCTCCCCCGGACGGGGATGGCGAGTCTCCTCTTCACGACGACGGCCATCACGCTCGTCGCCGTCGTCGCGTGGCTGGCGCTCCGCCGAGAGGGTGTCTCGCTCGATGCCATCGGCTTCGGGTGGCGCCGGGTCGTCCCCGGCGTCCTGACGGTAGCGGCCGTCTGGGCCGGGGCGCACGTGTTCGGGTGGGTCGTCCTGGCGGTCCGGGGCGAGCAGCTCTCGCTGGGCATCCCGGTGGGTGCGACGGCGACCGGCTGGCTCGCGACCGCCGTGATGATGTGGGTGTTCGTCGGCATCGCCGAGGAGTTCGCGTTCCGGGGCTACCTCCAGAACAAGGTCATCGCCCACGTCGGCGGCGGGACACGGGCTCGCACGGCCGGCGGGGTCCTCCTCACCTCGGCGCTGTTCTCGCTGTGGCACATCCCGCAGTTGACCGTGGTCCGCGGGCTCTCGCCAACCGAGATGGCGCCGGTCCTCGCGGTGTGGGCCATCTACGGGATCATCCTCGGGACGGTGTACGAACTCACGCGGAACGTCGTCCTCGCCGGCGTCCTCCACGGGACGTTCAACCACAACCCCGTCCTGCTGCTGGGCCCCGAGGGTGAGGCGGTGACCGACCTCACGCTGCTGGTGCTGCCGCTGCTCGCGGTGGCGGTGTGGTACTACCGACGGTGGGCCCGAACGGCCCGCCCGGACGATTTCCGGCCACAGGCTACCCGTCCGGAGACGGCCGGGGACGCCTGA
- a CDS encoding ABC transporter ATP-binding protein — MTAIETSDLTKRYGETVLAVDGLDLTVAEGEVFGFLGPNGAGKSTTIDMLLDYVRPTSGTATVLGYDAQAETKAIHRRVGILPDGYGLYDRLSGRKHLEFAIDLKGVEDDPDEILDRVGLEREAAERRVGGYSKGMTQRLALGIALVGDPDLLVLDEPSSGLDPNGVREVRAIAREHAERGGTVFFSSHILSQVEAVCDRVGILNRGRLVAVDTIEGLRESLGTGSTIELTVGEVPEDLSLEGIAGVTTVTVDGRTVRATCAEPETKIAVVERLQAGDAAILDIRTSESSLEDLFAAYTGTGGTPEEAPQEVAR, encoded by the coding sequence ATGACAGCCATCGAGACCAGCGACCTGACGAAGCGCTACGGCGAGACCGTGCTCGCAGTCGACGGCCTCGACCTGACCGTCGCGGAGGGCGAGGTGTTCGGCTTCCTCGGCCCGAACGGGGCCGGCAAGTCGACGACTATCGACATGCTGCTGGACTACGTCCGCCCGACCAGCGGGACCGCGACCGTTCTGGGGTACGACGCCCAGGCGGAGACGAAGGCGATTCACCGCCGGGTCGGTATCCTCCCTGACGGCTACGGCCTCTACGACCGGCTCTCCGGGCGCAAACACCTGGAGTTCGCCATCGATCTGAAGGGAGTCGAAGACGATCCCGACGAGATTCTCGACCGGGTAGGACTGGAGCGCGAGGCGGCCGAGCGCCGTGTCGGCGGCTACTCGAAGGGGATGACCCAGCGGCTCGCGCTGGGGATTGCGCTCGTCGGCGACCCGGACCTGCTCGTGCTGGACGAGCCCTCCAGCGGCCTCGACCCGAACGGGGTCCGCGAGGTCCGCGCCATCGCCCGCGAACACGCCGAGCGCGGCGGGACGGTCTTCTTCTCCAGTCACATCCTCAGTCAGGTCGAGGCGGTCTGTGACCGTGTCGGCATCCTCAACCGGGGCCGGCTCGTCGCCGTCGACACCATCGAGGGACTCCGGGAGTCGCTCGGGACGGGCTCGACCATCGAACTCACGGTCGGCGAGGTGCCCGAGGATCTCTCGCTGGAGGGAATCGCGGGCGTTACGACCGTCACGGTCGACGGTCGGACGGTGCGGGCGACCTGCGCCGAACCGGAGACGAAGATCGCCGTCGTCGAGCGGCTGCAGGCCGGCGACGCCGCCATCCTCGACATCCGGACCAGCGAGTCCTCGCTGGAGGACCTGTTCGCGGCCTACACCGGGACTGGGGGGACACCCGAGGAGGCCCCGCAGGAGGTGGCCCGATGA
- a CDS encoding ABC transporter permease, with amino-acid sequence MTWTVVARKEFTDAFRARILWGIVAIIGVLTGAITLATRFIPGIEPNPLTGLGAAAQFAAMLVPIMSLVAAYLAIAGERESGSVKVLLGLPPSRGEVVLGKFLGRGGVVGLGLVLGFTVAGVATAAAYGTLPVSTFVSITLLTVMLGVTFVGIAVGISAATGTRARAMTVSIAVYLVLVLLWDLLPQGLHFLVHGTTPSGTVPGWFLGLQALSPPGAYNALVMAVLGAGDPTVPGLAARVDGSLPIYLESWFLLGLLALWTLIPLALGYRWFERADL; translated from the coding sequence ATGACCTGGACCGTCGTCGCTCGCAAGGAGTTCACCGACGCCTTCCGGGCACGCATCCTGTGGGGCATCGTCGCCATCATCGGCGTCCTGACGGGAGCCATCACGCTGGCGACACGGTTCATCCCGGGCATCGAGCCGAACCCGCTTACGGGCCTCGGAGCGGCGGCCCAGTTCGCCGCGATGCTCGTCCCCATCATGTCGCTCGTCGCGGCGTACCTCGCCATCGCCGGCGAGCGCGAATCGGGGAGCGTGAAGGTGCTGCTCGGGCTGCCGCCGTCGCGCGGCGAGGTGGTGCTGGGCAAGTTCCTCGGCCGCGGCGGCGTGGTCGGCCTCGGACTGGTGCTCGGGTTCACCGTCGCCGGGGTCGCTACGGCGGCTGCCTACGGGACCCTCCCGGTCTCGACCTTCGTCAGCATCACGCTGCTGACGGTCATGCTCGGCGTGACCTTCGTCGGTATCGCGGTCGGCATCTCGGCCGCGACCGGGACCCGCGCCCGCGCCATGACCGTCTCCATCGCGGTCTACCTCGTCCTCGTGCTCCTCTGGGACCTCCTCCCGCAGGGGCTGCACTTCCTCGTCCACGGGACGACCCCCAGCGGCACGGTCCCCGGCTGGTTCCTCGGCCTGCAGGCGCTCAGCCCACCGGGCGCGTACAACGCCCTCGTCATGGCGGTGCTGGGGGCCGGCGACCCCACGGTGCCGGGACTGGCCGCCAGAGTCGACGGCTCGCTTCCGATCTATCTGGAGAGCTGGTTCCTGCTCGGCCTGCTCGCGCTCTGGACGCTTATCCCGCTCGCGCTGGGCTACCGCTGGTTCGAGCGGGCCGACCTCTGA
- a CDS encoding SHOCT domain-containing protein has product MNTVATTLLQMGPHYGQMDGGWMGVGWTGWAGILAMIVFALLLAAVVFALVRFLFVPLVEAADRYDEDRTTDPALATLRERFARGEIDEEEYNRRRRILTEKTA; this is encoded by the coding sequence ATGAACACCGTAGCGACCACACTGCTCCAGATGGGCCCACACTACGGCCAGATGGACGGCGGCTGGATGGGGGTGGGATGGACGGGCTGGGCCGGCATCTTGGCGATGATTGTTTTCGCCCTGCTGCTGGCCGCCGTCGTCTTCGCCCTCGTGCGGTTTCTGTTCGTGCCGCTCGTCGAGGCGGCCGACCGGTATGACGAGGATCGAACGACCGACCCCGCGCTCGCGACGCTCCGGGAGCGGTTCGCCCGCGGCGAGATCGACGAGGAGGAGTACAACCGGCGGCGGCGAATCCTCACCGAGAAGACTGCCTGA